DNA from Mycobacterium sp. SMC-8:
AATGCCGTGGGGCATTCGACGTATATCGGTCGTATCGGCGCGCTCGCGTTTGCTCTGGGGGTGGGCATCGGCCTCGGCGCCACCCCGGCCATCGCGTTAGCGGACGAGGACAGCAGCGCGGTCAGCTCGTCCACCGCCGACAGCGCGACACCCGATCCCGGGCCGACGACGGAGGACACCACCGCACCTAACGACACCAACACCGACGACGCCGATGACGCCGGCGACGTCGATGAGGTCACCGACGACATCGCTGACGCCGCCGAACCTGAGTTGCCCAGGGACGACGACTCCGACGCGCCCGTGCGCGAGCGCGCGGACCGGGCTACGACAACGGACCCCCACACTGATGCCGCGCCGGAGCCCGCCACCCCCGACGAGCCGGTGACTACGGACTCCGAGGCGGTCGACGATGCCGCCGCGCCGGCCGTCGATTCGACACCGCCCGCCGAACCGGTGACCGATCCAGACCCCGTGAGCGTCCCGGAGACCGCGGAGGCCCCCTCGCCCGCCCCTGAACCGCAGGACGCGCCGGCCGCGAAATCGGTCACGCTGTCGAGCATCCTGTCGTCGCTGCTGGCACCGAAGCGTGTCCCCGACAGCCCCGCCGCATCGCCGCTGTGGCTTCTCGACGGCGTCGCTGTTCGGCAAGAAGATCCCCGGCGTTGCGGCAGGATCGACGGGAATCACGTTCAGCGCCGACGGTTCCCGCGTTTTCGTGGCCGACGTGGCCGGCAGCGTGCGGATCATCGACGCGAAGTCCCACGAGGTGATCGACAGCATCACGGTCGCAACCGGTACTCCGTTCGAACTCGCGGTCAGCCACGACGGCACGACGCTGTTTGTGGTACGCAGCGACGACGGCAAACTCTCGGTGTACGACGTCGCGAGCAAGACCGAGCTCACCTCGGTGATCGTCAATCCGTATCAGGTCGACGGTCCGCCGATGATCGCCGTCAGCCCCGACGGCACCCAGCTCTATTGGACGGAGTTCGGCGGTAACCGGTTGCATGTCGTCGCGCTGGTCGCGCCGAATGCAAACCCGGTGGCGCAGACACCGGTCATCAACTCCCCCAACGCTTCCGGCGACGTTTCGGGATCCGTCACCGTCACCGACCCGGAGGGCAGGCCCCTGACCTACACCGTCACCGGGCCGGACAAGGGCAGTGTGACCGTCACCCGTGGAGACGACGGTGCATTCGCCTTCACCTACACCCCCACCGCCGCGGCCCGTCACGCGGCGGCCGAAGTGGGCGCCGCCCCCGGTGCCGGGTTCGACACGTTCACCATCACGTTCAGCGACGGTCAGCGCGGCGTGGTGGAAGTGCCGATCACGGTGACGATCGCGCCCGCCAACACTGCGCCCACCGCGACCGCCAGGTCGAGCGTGTCCTGGTTCAGCGCGAAGGTCTACGGCAGCGTCACCGCCAGGGACGCCGACCGGGACCCGCTGAGTTATACCGCGTCTGCGACCGCCAAGGGTGGAACCGTGACGATCGGCGCGGACGGGAAGTTCACCTACACCCCGACCGCTGCGGCGCGGCACGCCGCCGCCAACGCCGGGGCGACGCAAGCCGACAAGCAGGACACCTTCACCGTGCTCGTCGCCGACGGGCACGGCGGGATCACGTCGCTGACGGTGACGGTGAAGGTCAAGCCGGGCAACGCCGCACCGAACGCGACCGTGCGGACGAGCTCGTCGTGGTTCAGCGCGAAGGTGTACGGCACCATCACCGCCAGGGACACCGACCGCGACGGACTGAGCTACTCGGCGTCGGCGACCGCGAAGAACGGCGTCGTCACCATGGACACCCGCGGGCGGTTCACCTACACCCCCACCGATGCTGCCCGGCACGCAGCCGCGGCCGCCGGCGCGACCAACGTGGACAAGCAGGACACGTTCGACGTCATCGTCGACGACGGACACGGCGGCGTCACCCGGGTAGCCGTCACAGTGGACGTCAAACCGCTCAACTCCGCCCCGAGCCGCGCGTCGGCGGGAGGATTGTTCACCAACCCGAACACCGGCATGACCACCGGCAAGATCACCGCGATCGACCAGGACGGCGACACACTCACCTACCGGGTGGCGCCGAACACCGGGAAGGGTTCGGTCATAGTCAGCGCCGACGGCACCTTCTCCTACGTCCCGACCGACGAGGCCCGCGCCGCAGCCGCCAAGCGGTTCGCTCCGTCCTGGGACAAGACCGACCGGTTCCGGGTGACAGCCGACGACGGGCACGGCGGCACCACGACGCTGACCGTCCGGGTGGCCATCGCACCGGCCGGATACGTCAACCAGGCCCCAACGAACGGGAATTACAGCCTGAGCCAACAGGATTCAGCCAGCGGCAAGGTGACCGGCACGGTGACCGCGACCGATCCCGAACGCGACACCGTGATCTTCGTCAGCGCCGGGGACGCCGGCAAGGGCAGCGTGGTGGTCGAGGGGGCCGGGCAGTTCGTCTACACGCCCGGCGACGACGCGCGCTACCGGGCCGCCGCCGCCGACGCGACACCGGCCGACAAGCAGGACACCTTCACGGTGGTCGCCCTCGACGCCTATGGGGCGGCGACAGCGATCTCGGTGACCGTGCCGATCGTGCCGTTCGCCACCGCGGAGGTCATCCGGCGTCTCGCGCCCACGCTGGCATGATGAACACCCCGTCGGCTTCAGCCGTCGGGCCTTCGGCATCCATCAGGTAACCCTTGGCGTAGGTCTTGGCGCCTTCAGAGCGCTCGACGAACGCCTCTGCACGCAGCGGCCCCAGCGGCGTGCCGCGCAGATAACGCACGCTGATGGTCCCGGTGAACCGCGCCTTGGTCAGCCCGTCGCTGGCCACCTCACCGAGCAGCTGATCGAGCACCAGAGCGCAGATGCCGCCGTGCACCCAGCCGGGCGGGCCCTCATAGGCCGGGCCGAGGGTGAACTCGCTCCAGCAGCGACCATCCGCCCCGTGCTCGACGACGATCGGCGGACTCATCGCATTACGAAGGCCCACAACGGGATTCCCCCACGTAACGGGACGCCCGGTGACCGCATGGCGCAACGGCACCCGATCCTCGCGCAGCTGCTGCCCCAGCAACCCGGCGGCGGCCTCCAGATGAGTCAACGCCTGCCGCGCCGTGTCGTCGTCGACGTCGGTGTGGATGCCGAGGTCGATCAGCTTGCGCAGCGCATCTGTCAGCTGTTCGTAGCGGACCCGCTGCCGGTCATGCTCCTCGGCGTCGATCACATCGAAGTCGAACATCTAACCTCCCAGCCCAACACTCAGCCTCCGAAAACTTTCCGGACCACGGCTTTCGCCCGCCGCGTGACACGCAGATAGTTGTCGAGGAATTCGTTGCCGCCGTCACCGCCGGGCCAGCCCGCAGCCACCGCGACCGCGTTGAGCAGCTTGCCCGGACCGGGCAGCTGATCGGTGGGTTTACCGCGCACCAGCACCAGGGCGTTGCGGGCCCGCGTCGCGGTCAACCACGCGTCACGCAGCAACTCGATGTCGCCCTCGGCGATCAACTCGGCAGCGCCGATGGCGTTGAGGGTCTCCAGCGTCGACGTCGTGTGCAGCGCCGGGATCTTGTGCGCGAAGCGCAGTTGCAGCAGCTGCACCGTCCACTCGATGTCGGCCAGCCCGCCGCGGCCCAGCTTGGTGTTGGTGTTGGGGTCGGCGCCGCGGGGCAGCCGTTCGGCGTCCACGCGCGCCTTGATACGCCGGATCTCCTGAACCGTCTCTGGGGACACCCCACCCTCCGGGTAGCGGGTCTTGTCCACCATCAGCAGGAACCGCTCCCCCAGCTCCAGATCGCCGGCGACCCGGTGTGCACGCAGCAGCGCCTGAATCTCCCACGGCTGCGCCCACTGGTCGTAGTACGCCTGGTACGACGCCAGCGTCCGCACCAGTGGCCCGCTTCGGCCTTCAGGCCGCAGGTTGGCGTCGACCTCCAGCGGCGGGTCGGCGCTCGGTGTGCCGAGCCGGGCACGCACCTGCTCGGCCACGGTGACCGACCACTTCACCGCGGTCGACTCCTCGAAGCCGTCGTTCGGGTCGCACACGAACAACACGTCGGCGTCGGACCCGTAACCGAGCTCGCCGCCGCCCAGCCGGCCCATCCCGATCACGGCGATGCGTGCCGGCGCCTTGCCCTGCGGCGCGTTGGCGCGGATCACGGCGTCGAGGGCGGCCTGCAACACCGCCACCCAGACCAGGGTCAGCTGCTTGCACACGTCCGTCACGTCCAGCATTCCGAGCAGGTCCGCCGACGCGATGCGGGCCAGCTCCCGGCGCCGCAGTGAACGTGCGGCCGCGATCGCCCGCGCCGGATCGTCGTGCCGTGCCGCCGAGGCCACCAGCGACTTGGCCACCCCTTCGGTGTCGACGTCGCACAGCTTGGGCCCGTTCGGTCCGTCGGCGTAGAGCTGGATCACCTCCGGCGCGCGCATCAACAGCTCCGGCACGTAGGCCGAGGTGCCCAGCACGTGCATCAGCCGCTTGGCGACCGCCCCCTCGTCGCGCAGCGTCGCCAGATACCACCGCTGCTCGGCGAGTTCGTCGCTGATCCTGCGATAGGCCAGCAGCCCGGCATCGGGATCGGGGGTGTCCGACAGCCAGTCCAACAGCGTCGGCAGCAGCACCTGCTGCACCCGGCCGCGGCGCCCCGAGCTGCCGGTCAGCGCCGCCAAGTGCGTGAGCGCGCTCTGCGGACCCTCATAACCCAGCGCGGCCAGCTGACGCTCGGCGGCATCGGTGCTCATCCCGTCCGAAAGGCCAAGCGACGCTTGGCCGACCGACTCCAGCAGCGGCTGATAGAACAGCTTGGCGTGCAATCGCGACACCCGGTGGTTCTGCCGCTTGAGCTCCTCGCGCAACACCCCGAGTGAGTCGTGCCGACCGTCGGGCCGCATGTGCGCCGCGCGCGCCAGCCACCGCATCGACTCCTCGTCGTCGGCCTCGGGCAGCATGTGGGTGCGCTTGAGCCGCTGCAACTGCAGACGGTGTTCGAGCAGCCGCAGAAACTCGTAGGAGGCCGTCATGTTCGCGGCGTCGTCCCGGCCGATGTAGCCGCCGTCGCCCAGCGCGGCGAGCGCGTTGACCGTGGACGCCACATGCAGCGACTCGTCGTTGCGGCCGTGCACGAGTTGCAGCAGCTGCACCGCGAACTCGACGTCGCGCAGGCCGCCGCTGCCGAGCTTGATCTCCCGGGTCCGCACCCCGGCGGGCACAAGTTCCTCGACGCGCCTGCGCATCGCCTGCACTTCGGGAACGAAGTCCTCACGCTCAGAAGCCGTCCACACCATCGGCATCAGCGCCTCGACATACTGCCGGCCCAGATCCATGTCGCCGGCGGCCGGCCGCGCCTTCAGAAGTGCCTGGAACTCCCAGGTCTTGGCCCAGCGCTCGTAATAGGCGATGTGCGATTCCAGGGTGCGGACCAGCTGACCCTGCTTGCCCTCCGGCCGCAGCGCGGCGTCCACCTCGAAGAACGCCTCGGACGCCAACCGCATCATCTCGCCGGCGAGCCTGGTCGCCAGCGCCATGCTGCTGTGCGAGCCGTCGTCGGTCACGAAGATGACATCGACGTCGCTGACGTAATTCAGTTCCCGCGCACCGCATTTGCCCATCGCGATGACGGTCAGAGTGGGCGCCGGTTTGTCGCCGCACACCGAGGCCGTCACCACCCGCAGCGCGGCGGCCAGCGCGGCGTCGGCGAGATCGGAGAGATGTTCGCCGACCACCGTGAACGGCAGCACCGGTTCGTTCTCCACCGTGGACGCGACGTCGAGCGCGGCCAGGACCAGCAATCGGTCCCGGTACAGCGTGCGCAGTGGCGGCACGGCCGCGGTCGCACCGTCGCACTGATCGGCCCGCTCGGCGAACATGTCGCGCAGTTCCTGCGCGGCCGGAAGCGTGACGTTGCCGACCAGCAGACGCCACGAGTCCGGGTTGGCGACCAGATGGTCACCGAGAGCCAGCGACGAGCCCAGCACCGCGAACAACCGGCCGCGCAGACTGCGGTCCTGCAGAAGCGCGGCGGCGAGTTCAGCCCACCCGGACCCGAGCGCCTCGGACAGCCGGACGATCGCCTTCAGCGCGGTGTCGGCGTCGGGAGCCCGCGACAACGACCACAGGAGTTCGACGTGAGCGTCGGTGTTCCAGCCGAGGCTGTCCAGATCCGCCTGCGCCTTCGGCTCGACGAGCCCGAGCCGTCCGACACCGGGCAGCCTGGGACGCTGCGTCGCAGGTTTGGCCACGCCCATCAAGGTAGCGCGCGGGCGCTTGCCCTACAGCGACAGGTAGTTCTTCAGTTCGAACGGTGTGACGTGGCTGCGGTAGTTCTCCCATTCGGCGCGCTTGTTGCGCAGGAAGAAGTCGAAGACGTGCTCGCCGAGCGCCTCGGCGACCAGTTCGGAGTTCTCCATCTCCGACAACGCCACCCCGAGGCTGCCGGGCAGCTCCTTGTAGCCCATCGCGCGGCGTTCCTCGGGAGTGAGGCTCCAGACGTTGTCCTCGGCTTCGGGGCCCAGCACATAGTTCTTCTCGATGCCGCGCAGGCCGGCGGCGAGCAGCACCGCGAAGGTCAGGTACGGGTTGCACGCCGAGTCGGGACTGCGCACCTCGACCCGCCGCGACGACACCTTGTGCGGCGTGTACATCGGGACGCGCACCAGCGCCGAACGGTTGGCTGCGCCCCAGGACGCCGCGGTCGGGGCCTCGCCGCCGTGCACCAGACGCTTGTAGGAGTTCACCCACTGGTTGGTCACGGCGCTGATCTCGTTGGCGTGCTCGAGAATGCCTGCGATGAACGACTTTCCGACGCTGGAGAGCTGAAGCGGGTCGTCGGGGCTGTGGAAGGCGTTGGTGTCGCCTTCGAACAGGCTCATGTGGGTGTGCATCGCCGAGCCGGGGTGTTCGGCGAACGGTTTGGGCATGAACGACGCGCGCACACCGTCGCCGAGCGCGACCTCCTTGACCAGGTAGCGGAACGTCATCACGTTGTCGGCCATGGAAAGCGCGTCGGCGTAGCGCAGGTCGATCTCCTGCTGACCGGGCGCACCCTCGTGATGGCTGAACTCGACGGAGATACCCATCTGCTCCAGCGCGTCGATGGCGTGGCGGCGGAAGTTCGGCGCCGAATCATGCACGGCCTGGTCGAAGTAGCCGCCGTTGTCCGCCGGGACGGGCGGGGTGCCGTCGTCGGGTCCGGGCTTGAGCAGGAAGAACTCGATCTCGGGGTGCACGTAGCAGGAGAACCCGAGATCGCTGGCCTTGGACAGCTGCCGGCGCAGCACGTGGCGCGAGTCGGCCCACGACGGCGACCCGTCGGGCATCGTGATGTCGCAGAACATCCGCGCCGAGTGGTGCTTGCCCGAGCTGTCGGCCCACGGCAGCACCTGGAACGTCGACGGGTCAGGGCGGGCGACCATGTCGGCTTCCGAGACCCGGGCGAAACCCTCGATCGAGGAGCCGTCGAAACCGATGCCCTCTTCGAAGGCGCCTTCCAGTTCGGCAGGCGCGATCGCCACCGACTTGAGGTATCCGAGCACGTCGGTGAACCACAGCCGGACGAAGCGGATGTCACGCTCCTCCAGCGTGCGCAGCACGAATTCCTTCTGCCGATCCATGCCAGAAGCCTAGGTTCCGCCTGTTAATTCTGTGTTACGGGGCCGCTAGCAGCGCAAACCGTCGGGCGGCAGTGTCGAGTTCACCAAGAACTCGACGGTGGCCGTGTCGACGCACGCGTCGCCGTTGAAGACCACGGTGTGCTGGGTGCCCTCGAAACTGATCAGCCGGGCGTCCAGCTGCCGCGCCAGGTTCACCCCGGACTCGTACGGCGTGGCCGGGTCACCGGTCGTCGACACCACCACCACCTTGCCCGGTCCGGGCGACGTGGCGACCCCGACCACAGGCGTCGGCGGCACCGGCCACATCGCGCACACGTCGCGCGGGGCGTACCCGGTGAACGGTCCGTGGGACAGGAACGGCGCGATCTCGCGGGAGCGCCTGTCGGCCTCCACCCAGGTCGCCGGGTCCGGCGGATAGACCGCGTCGATGCAGCGGATCGCGTTGAACGCGTCCTGCCGGTTCTTGTAGTGCCCGTTGCGGTCCCGCTGCTGATAGTCGTCGGCGAGCAGCAACAGGTCACCCGGGTCGGTGCCGCGCTGCAGCCCGAGCAGCCCGCTGGTCAGGTACGGCCAGTAGCGCTGCGAGTACAGCCCGCTGACAGTGCCGGTGATGGCGTCCTGGTAGCTCAGGCCGCGCGGATCGTCCGTCGCCGCGGGGCGGTTCACCAGCGGATCGACGAGCTGCTGGAAACGTGCGACGAACTGTGCCGGGTCGGTACCCAGCGGGCAGCCCGCCGATTCCGCGCAGTCGGCCGCGTACTCCTGGAAGGCCTTCTGAAAACCGGCCTGCTGGTTCAGGCTCTCGGTGATCGGGTCGAGGCTGACATCCACGGCGCCGTCGAGCACCATCGCGCGCACCCGGTCGGGATAGCGCGTGGCGTACACCGCACCCAACTGGGTGCCGTAGGAGAAGCCGAGATAGTTGATGCGGTCCTCGCCGAGCGCCGCGCGCACCACATCCATGTCGCGAGCCGCGGTCGCGGTACCGACGCTGGCGAGGAAGTCGGCGCCCATCCGGTCCAGGCACCGCGCGGCGAACGTGCGCATCACCTCTTCGATGTGGGCGACCCCGGCCGGGCTGTAGTCGGCCAACGGTTCGGCACGGAACGCGTCGA
Protein-coding regions in this window:
- a CDS encoding Ig-like domain-containing protein, translated to MSPTAPPHRRCGFSTASLFGKKIPGVAAGSTGITFSADGSRVFVADVAGSVRIIDAKSHEVIDSITVATGTPFELAVSHDGTTLFVVRSDDGKLSVYDVASKTELTSVIVNPYQVDGPPMIAVSPDGTQLYWTEFGGNRLHVVALVAPNANPVAQTPVINSPNASGDVSGSVTVTDPEGRPLTYTVTGPDKGSVTVTRGDDGAFAFTYTPTAAARHAAAEVGAAPGAGFDTFTITFSDGQRGVVEVPITVTIAPANTAPTATARSSVSWFSAKVYGSVTARDADRDPLSYTASATAKGGTVTIGADGKFTYTPTAAARHAAANAGATQADKQDTFTVLVADGHGGITSLTVTVKVKPGNAAPNATVRTSSSWFSAKVYGTITARDTDRDGLSYSASATAKNGVVTMDTRGRFTYTPTDAARHAAAAAGATNVDKQDTFDVIVDDGHGGVTRVAVTVDVKPLNSAPSRASAGGLFTNPNTGMTTGKITAIDQDGDTLTYRVAPNTGKGSVIVSADGTFSYVPTDEARAAAAKRFAPSWDKTDRFRVTADDGHGGTTTLTVRVAIAPAGYVNQAPTNGNYSLSQQDSASGKVTGTVTATDPERDTVIFVSAGDAGKGSVVVEGAGQFVYTPGDDARYRAAAADATPADKQDTFTVVALDAYGAATAISVTVPIVPFATAEVIRRLAPTLA
- a CDS encoding PaaI family thioesterase, encoding MFDFDVIDAEEHDRQRVRYEQLTDALRKLIDLGIHTDVDDDTARQALTHLEAAAGLLGQQLREDRVPLRHAVTGRPVTWGNPVVGLRNAMSPPIVVEHGADGRCWSEFTLGPAYEGPPGWVHGGICALVLDQLLGEVASDGLTKARFTGTISVRYLRGTPLGPLRAEAFVERSEGAKTYAKGYLMDAEGPTAEADGVFIMPAWARDAG
- a CDS encoding bifunctional [glutamine synthetase] adenylyltransferase/[glutamine synthetase]-adenylyl-L-tyrosine phosphorylase; this translates as MGVAKPATQRPRLPGVGRLGLVEPKAQADLDSLGWNTDAHVELLWSLSRAPDADTALKAIVRLSEALGSGWAELAAALLQDRSLRGRLFAVLGSSLALGDHLVANPDSWRLLVGNVTLPAAQELRDMFAERADQCDGATAAVPPLRTLYRDRLLVLAALDVASTVENEPVLPFTVVGEHLSDLADAALAAALRVVTASVCGDKPAPTLTVIAMGKCGARELNYVSDVDVIFVTDDGSHSSMALATRLAGEMMRLASEAFFEVDAALRPEGKQGQLVRTLESHIAYYERWAKTWEFQALLKARPAAGDMDLGRQYVEALMPMVWTASEREDFVPEVQAMRRRVEELVPAGVRTREIKLGSGGLRDVEFAVQLLQLVHGRNDESLHVASTVNALAALGDGGYIGRDDAANMTASYEFLRLLEHRLQLQRLKRTHMLPEADDEESMRWLARAAHMRPDGRHDSLGVLREELKRQNHRVSRLHAKLFYQPLLESVGQASLGLSDGMSTDAAERQLAALGYEGPQSALTHLAALTGSSGRRGRVQQVLLPTLLDWLSDTPDPDAGLLAYRRISDELAEQRWYLATLRDEGAVAKRLMHVLGTSAYVPELLMRAPEVIQLYADGPNGPKLCDVDTEGVAKSLVASAARHDDPARAIAAARSLRRRELARIASADLLGMLDVTDVCKQLTLVWVAVLQAALDAVIRANAPQGKAPARIAVIGMGRLGGGELGYGSDADVLFVCDPNDGFEESTAVKWSVTVAEQVRARLGTPSADPPLEVDANLRPEGRSGPLVRTLASYQAYYDQWAQPWEIQALLRAHRVAGDLELGERFLLMVDKTRYPEGGVSPETVQEIRRIKARVDAERLPRGADPNTNTKLGRGGLADIEWTVQLLQLRFAHKIPALHTTSTLETLNAIGAAELIAEGDIELLRDAWLTATRARNALVLVRGKPTDQLPGPGKLLNAVAVAAGWPGGDGGNEFLDNYLRVTRRAKAVVRKVFGG
- the glnA gene encoding type I glutamate--ammonia ligase, which encodes MDRQKEFVLRTLEERDIRFVRLWFTDVLGYLKSVAIAPAELEGAFEEGIGFDGSSIEGFARVSEADMVARPDPSTFQVLPWADSSGKHHSARMFCDITMPDGSPSWADSRHVLRRQLSKASDLGFSCYVHPEIEFFLLKPGPDDGTPPVPADNGGYFDQAVHDSAPNFRRHAIDALEQMGISVEFSHHEGAPGQQEIDLRYADALSMADNVMTFRYLVKEVALGDGVRASFMPKPFAEHPGSAMHTHMSLFEGDTNAFHSPDDPLQLSSVGKSFIAGILEHANEISAVTNQWVNSYKRLVHGGEAPTAASWGAANRSALVRVPMYTPHKVSSRRVEVRSPDSACNPYLTFAVLLAAGLRGIEKNYVLGPEAEDNVWSLTPEERRAMGYKELPGSLGVALSEMENSELVAEALGEHVFDFFLRNKRAEWENYRSHVTPFELKNYLSL
- a CDS encoding alpha/beta hydrolase gives rise to the protein MSAMLRAARLIAALAVTSAASCPSAAAAPPDAEQPYSTAPVWGSCSSWVPDTSRIPAAQCGTVAVPVDYAEPDGARADLAVIRVPASGSRIGVLVVNPGGPGASAVDTIASMGAALAGTEIGSHFDLVGIDPRGVGHSTPQLRCRTDAEFDAFRAEPLADYSPAGVAHIEEVMRTFAARCLDRMGADFLASVGTATAARDMDVVRAALGEDRINYLGFSYGTQLGAVYATRYPDRVRAMVLDGAVDVSLDPITESLNQQAGFQKAFQEYAADCAESAGCPLGTDPAQFVARFQQLVDPLVNRPAATDDPRGLSYQDAITGTVSGLYSQRYWPYLTSGLLGLQRGTDPGDLLLLADDYQQRDRNGHYKNRQDAFNAIRCIDAVYPPDPATWVEADRRSREIAPFLSHGPFTGYAPRDVCAMWPVPPTPVVGVATSPGPGKVVVVSTTGDPATPYESGVNLARQLDARLISFEGTQHTVVFNGDACVDTATVEFLVNSTLPPDGLRC